A segment of the Fusarium musae strain F31 chromosome 2, whole genome shotgun sequence genome:
AGAGCGGCCGCCCCCGAATGCGTCTCCGTGGTGGTGCTGAACTTGGGCATAAGAAGATCGTAGTCCTCAGGACCAAACCTCGACTTGGCCATCTCGCACAGGcatctcaccaccaaaggccAGTCGTTGAGTTGTTCTCGGGTAAATTTCGGAATCTCCATGTCTACCTCACGGTCCAAAGCTTTGTAGATATCGGGTTTCAGCAGTGCAAGAATAGCAAGCCAGATATCATCCACCCGAATGACAAGTGCTCTGTTCGTGTCGAAGACTTCTGCGGCAGCCGAGATGAACCCGTTTTGAGAGCCCACGATGCGGggagggaggaagaagatgtcaATATTGGTTATGCCATCACTTTGTGCGTAATCATAAGGAGATATATTTTTAAGGAATATGTCCGCGTATTGGGGGCCGGACATGCCATCCTTGAGGATCGTTGTTGATATTAGTGCGCCCATCACCGCGATATAGaagatattttttaagtGTAAAGAGAATTGGATGTGCTTTGTTCGGTTTTGTTCTGGTATGTTATTGATGACGgggatgttgagatggtgaGAGAGGGAGAAACATTGCGGAAGTGACTGGAGAAATGGAGTTTGAGTAGGCCTTCCGTCGGAGCCGTAAAAGACGTGTCGTGCTTTCCATTTAGATGGcagcttgagaagaaagatggtgTTTTCAGAAAGCGCTAGCTCGACCTCTTTCTCGCCTATCATCAATCCATCACATCAGCCTGCACCAGGCAAGAGTAGACTGACTAGACATGCAGTCCGATCGAGCACTTTTGATGCGCGTGGGAGGAGGTAGTTGCAGTTCCATTGCATGCTCAAAGCCATTCAATTCAGCGGCTCCTTCTTTGTCAGTggtttaaaaaaaaaaggtacaAGAAGCCGAAGTTACCTAGGTAATTGGGATTCTTCAGTGtgttggcttgatatgtctcgtTGGGACGGACGTCGAGGTCGTTGCAGAAAGGTCAAAAATGGAACCTGGTGGAGTCTAACCACCTGCGTTGGACgaacagggaatcgaaccctggaccACTCCCAGATGCGAGCATCTGATGGACGAAACTTGCTAAGGGAGTATTATACCACTAAACCATTCGCCCGGAATTGTTGAATTGCTGTGCCAAGTTTGTGACTAGATTGTGCGCCCAACACCGGCGCCTTTGGAGATCAATCCGGTATTGCAAATCATCCCTGTTGTTTGAAAGGGTAGCCATTTGAACTCGGTGATGCTGTCGGAATTTTTCGCACTTCACCTAGAGATTGAGTTTTACACCGGCGGATTGACGGTGGGCCACAAACGTTTATGATTGGGAATGTTTGTGTAAACGTTGGAGCCGCACCGTTGTTGCACTGGCGATTTTGCAAATATTAGCCACCAACGTTACGACATACGAAAATGCACAGCCCCAAAACTTTTACGGCCAACAAAGAATCATTGAAATCTGCCAGATAAATACAAAAACCCATCTATAAACTTTTCCCTCACTACGCAGCAGCCATCGCCGCAGCAGCCATCGTCGCAGCAGCCATCGTCGCAGCAGGCTTAACCTccacctcaacctcatcaatcTCCATCTGCAGGGTAATCTTCTCCCAAACCGCCGACTTGCCCAACTCCTCAAACGTATCCTCTACAACCCTCGCCGTCCTCTCcacaatctcatcaacatcctccttcGACACGATAAAAGGCGGACAGACCAGAAAATGATCTCCGCTGTACCCATCATACCCGCCATTAGCGTTAAACAGCGCGATCTCGTATCCAGCGCTCATCCCGCGCGAGTGCAACAATCCATTGAGCCCGAGATCATACGGGAAGGGCGTCTTGGTCTTTTTGTTGGTTACGAACTCAACAGCCCAGAAGAGTCCGCGCCCGCGGATGTCGCCGACGTATGGCATTGGAAGGAGACgctctttgagcttggtgcCGAGATAAGCGCCCATTGAGCGGACGTGCGATAGCATGTTTTCGTCGCGGATGATTTGCTGGACTTTGAGGGCGGCGGCTGCGGCTTGAGGGTGGGCCATGTAGGTTTGACCGTGGGCGAAGCCTTTGCCACTCTTTTGGAACGACTCGACGAGCTTCGAGTTGATCATGACTGCAGAGACAGGAGCGTATCCCGCGCCGAGACCCTTTCCGACGACGAGAATATCAGGAACGACGTCTTCCTGCTCCCAAGCATGGAGAGTGCCGGTACGACCCATTCCACACATGACTTCGTCCAGAATAAGAAGAGCGTTGTACTTCTTGCAAACAGCCTTCATAGCCGGAAAATATCCCTTCAACGGCATAGCACAGCCACTCGCCTAAACACAACAGATTAGGGCATTTCCAAGAAAAGATGGGAGACGACTTACACTTCCTCCAACAGTCTCAGCCACGAAAGCGCAGACCTTCTCAGGCCCGATTCTCAAAAACTCATCATCGAGCTCTTGGGCAAGACGCGCAACATAcgcctcgtcatcttcaccgTCGCGCTGTCCTCTGTACGAACTACAAGCCGATACGCGCGAAGAGTTCTGCGAGATCAACTGCACGAAGGGGTCTTTTCGTACTTTGAAGTCGCCCAGCGTCAGCGCACCGAGGGTAGCGCCGTGCCACGCTCCTACGCGAGCTATGAAGTGGCTTCGTTCAGTCTGAGGAATAGCGAGGTGCGAAAAGTGTGTTTTCGCAAGTTTGAGCGCGACTTCGACAGCTTCGGATCCTAAACATCAATCAGTACCCCGATATCCACTCTCATACGAAAGTTCACGTACCTGAACCGCAAAGAACAGCCTTGGACATTTGACCTTTCGTAGACTCAACGAGAAAATCCGCAAGATCTTCAGCTGCCTGCGTCTTGTAAAAGCCCGGGTGACAATACGGAACACTCACAAGCTGCTCTACAACAGCTTTCTGAACGTCCTTGTTATCATAGCCCAGACACGCAACAGCCGCTCCACTCGTAGCGTCTAGAATCTTGCGCCCATCGCTAGTATTCAGATAAATCCCCTGCGTCGACTCAACAAGAGCCGCGGGATGTTTCTGAAAGTTTTTGTAGAGAAGACTGTTTGTAGGCGCCATGATGTAGTAATAccgagatgctgatgattTGAAAATCCATTGTGCCGTGtgccttttcttatataccTCGATGATACTAGAGATGAGCTCATCGCTCTCCTATCTCTTGACAGTCATTGACAATCATTGCGAAACTGTTTTCGATAAGACCCGAGTCTCCGGTGTGGCTGGCCAATATTTCAGGTAGAGAGAGTATGGAGGTCCCTGCCAAAAGTTTTGTCTTGACCCCCTGTCAAGCTAAAAGGTGCTAGCAGGGGGTATCACCTGTCAGTATCAaaaggtacggagtaccagGAGTCGGTTATCGATAGTGAGCCAAGCGCTATtccgtacggagtacctatGTAGTGTAATGATCCCTTCCTGTCGGGCCGCATGTGTGCTCGGgccacaagaagaagcaaaatgGTGTCTTATACCCAGCCTCCAATCACTCCTCTCTCATGCACAATCTAGACAATCTACGGCATTTGTTTGATCTGCGTCAGCTGGTGAGACACGGGTCAAGAAAAACTATTTGCTCTACTGTCTCATCTCAGGCGCGGCCTCAGCGTCGATCCCTACTGCTTACAGACCGCCCTTTGGGAGACAGCGGCACGGGCGGTTACATCCAGAGGCACAGACAGCTTACTTTAAGGGCTTTCCCATCATTTACTCCTCCCAACCtttttccatcttcatcttctcattgGATATTCGGTATTCTCTACGTATTATATTTTTGTTGAACTGCCGAGAGTGGAGAATGGATATCCCGTTCAAGGATGTTGTCTTTGATACGTCAGATCCTCATGGATCAGCCCTGTCGCTTCTTCCGCTCCTGTTCCGCGATCGGAAGATCGACGACATGCGTATATCCGCTTTGACTCAGGGCACGACAAATGGCGTCAGTATTCCCTCATACTGGGCTACCCAGGAACACGGAACTTTGTTAGGGCTAATGCAAATATATTTGCAGCTTTTCAAGGTTACGGTCGATGCATCTACGGCAGATTCTGCCACTGCAGATGCAGTGCTGATCAAGGTCTACGGAGACGGCACGAATATCACCATTGATCGCGAGAGTACGTACCCCTGTCTCTCAATCTCGCCTGGAACTTCCGTCTTGGATTCGTGTCTAACGTGAACATGTCGCGCAACAGAGGAACTCACGGTACACAAGCTCCTGGCTGAGCGTCAACTGTCTTCATCTCCACTGGTTCGCTTCAGCAATGGACATGCGTATCAGTTCATCTCTGGGCGAGTCTGCTCTGAAGGCGACATGTCTGAGACAAGAATCTTCCGTGGCGTCGCGAGGGAGCTTGCTCGGTGGCACGCGACACTACCGACAGCAGACCCTGAGGACGTCTTGACCTACAAGCCGGGCGTTTGGTCCACCGCGAAGAAATGGCTAGACGCTATCTCCAAACACCCTCATCGATCACAGGCCGAAATTGATGATTTGCATGAAAAGTTCAAGTATCTAGCCGATGCGTTGCTGTCAACTGACGTGTCGGAGCCCTTGGTGCGTCGTTGCATCTACTTAGCTCATTTGTTCTGTTGCTGACCCGCATAGGTTCTCGCTCACGGCGACCTTTTGTGTGCCAACATAATTGTACAAGAGTCGGGTGATGGCAGCGATGTCGCCTCAGTCCGATTCATTGATTACGAGTAAGTCATACCCTGCGCTACAAATGTCCCCAAAGCAGAGACACTGAACGGCCCCGAGACACGCCACATACTGTCCTCGGGCCTTTGAACTAGCAAATCATTTCGCTGAATGGGCCGGCTTCGACTGCGACTACAATCTTCTCCCCAAGACATCAACACGACGCGCTTTCATCGAAGAGTATCTCACGATCCACGCCGAAATGTGTCGGGAGCACAACATACCGACTGTCAATGATGCTGCTGTGGATCATCTAATGCGTCAGGTCGACGATCACAGGGGCTTTCCTGGGTTCTACTGGTAAGTTGTCTCACAGACAGATGAGAGTGTGGTGgtacaagacaagacactGATTTACACCCCTGCGACAGGGGTCTCTGCGCTCTGATCCAGGCTGAGACAGCGACCGGAACTATCGACTTTGACTACGCGGGGTATGCGGCCAAGCGCCTTGCAGAATACGAGAGCTGGCGTAGTGTGCGGGAGGGAAACAGCCCGTCTTTGCCGCTGAGGGAGGAGGTCTGGTCAATGCCgtagacaagacaagacaagacaaccCCCACGGCAAGGCATCAGCGGGCAAGACAGACATTCTTAGTTAGAATACGTACTCCGAGTAGACGACAACAGAAAGAAAAGTCAGACACTCTACCTAAACTTGATTGATCACACGCTGTGCAATGTACTGTAATAAAATCCAACTCAGACCATTGTAACTAAGTATCGCGCTAACAAACATTCAGGGGCTGACCTGTATGGCTCGTCTTAGCCAAAGGGAGCATCTGGCACGCGCACAGCAGCACATGCTGGGTCATGATTCGTCTACGTAGCCTGTTCCCCTTTGAGAAGAGgcgctttttttttctctctccctGCTTGGGGAGGGAGCTGACGAAAAAGAGCCAAGCCTAGTTCGATCGCATGATCTAGAACATGCGTGGACCGTGCGAGAGATGATCGACggcgagaagagaagatattggaaaatttaaaaaattgTCTTTAGATAAATGAGGCAAACAACGACTAACGCTTGAGCTAACCATCTCACCCTGCTCTCCCCAGGGTTTTCCTATTGTACATATCCTCTACAGGGCATTTTATCATGGCGGTAGCTGGTCGTTTCGTTTCCAGTATCGGCGCCGATGTTCTGTGGCGGTCAAGCCGAGACCTGAAGATCCTGATCCTTCTCCGCTTCATCCGCCTCCTCGGCTATGGAGGCACGACCCTCGTTCTGGCGCTGTATCTCAACGCGCTGGGATTTCACGATACGCAGATCGGTCTGTTCATGACGCTGACGCTCGTGGGTGATCttgctattagctttatccTCACCTATGTCGGCGATCGTGTCGGCGTTCGATTAACTGCTGCCGTTGGAGCGCTGTTGATGAGTGCAGGCGGTGTTGCATTTGCGTATTTTGAGAATTTCTGGCTTTTGCTGATTGCGAGTATCGTCGCTGTCATTAACCCCAGGTATGTTTTTGTCCCTTTTTGTGAGACTGAGAGGGGGACTGACGATGTAGTGCGAATGAGATTGATCCGTTCAAGGCAATTGAGGAATCAGCGATTGCTCGGCTTAGCACAGCGCATACTTGCAATGACATGTTTGCATGGTGGTCTATGCTGGGCATGTTTGGCACAGCAGCGAGTAATCTCCTGACAGGCTGGCTCATCAACGCCCTCGAAGACAACGGCATGGAAAAGTTGGATTGCCACCGCATAATCTTCCTCGGCTACGCCGGTATCGGCCTCCTCAAACTCCTGTGCTCACTCCTCCTCAGCTCTGAAATCGAGCAGATGCCCCTCCAGAAAGAATCCTGCTCAACTCCCCAATCCGGCATTCTCACCCCAGATGAGGAAGCttctgatgatgagactgctcctcttcttgatgataatAGCTCCGGCTACGGAGCCGTTGCAGAAACACAAGCTCAAGTCCTAGCTGCAGCACAGGAGAAGCGGCTCTTCACCCCAGCGTCTTTCGCTTTTATGTGGAAGCTTTCCCTCGCACTGATCTTTGACTTTGTGGGATCAGGTCTCGCCCAGATCTCGTGGATGACATATTTCTTCAAGCGCGAGTACGACATGCCCGAGGGAGCTCTCGGTTCTGCAACCTTCACCGCCGGCATCATCTCCTCCGTGCTAAACCTCGCGTCGTCACCACTGTCACGCGCCATCGGACAGGTGCAAACCATGGTCCTCTGCCACACAGTAAACTCCATCTCGCTGCTCATGGTGTCTGTGCCTGGAAACAAGTACATCGCCCTTGTGATCTTCATCTTTAGAATCGTTACACGCGAGATTGATAATGCGCCGCGACAGGCGTTCATCTCGGCGGGGGTTTTGGACCATGAGAGGACGTCGGCTATGGGTGTTGTTAATATTACAAAGACGATTGGAAGTTGTCTTGGTTTGTACATCACGGGATTGTTTGCGGGCTTGGATAAGTTCTGGCTTGCGTTTATTCTCGCTGGTGCGCTTAAACTGTCATATAATGTTTTGATCTTGGCATTCTTTTGGAAGAGGCGTTGAAAAGTGTATTTCTGTTGTTTTACTAGTCGGTGTCACTGCATATCTTGTATTGTTGCATCTTGCATAGACAAAACTGTTCGAGTCCTGTATGCCAATGTCCTTAGGGTAGTAAGACGTTTACTCTACATGTTTCTCAACATTTGTGCTCTGATAAGGCCCATTCCAACGACCAGGTTCCATTCGTCATATCCACGACATACTGCGATACCGCTCCGCCGTATCAGATTTATTTCGCGGACTCGGGCTATGCCGTGCCGCTGTATCAAATGCAATGAAACATATCTAGGACAACTGTCGGTGGCCTCAAACTCATCTGCCGAGTCCATTCAATAGTTCAACATGACAAGATTGAGTGTGTGTACAAGGCATTGGATGCATTCCCTGAATACTGCATTTGCATCAGTCGAATCACTACTCACCGCTGACCGCAATATTGATCTTAGCTCTGCCGTCTTTGCATGCATATTGAGGTTCCTTTGTTGATCTACTTCAGCTGAATTGGGCCGaaagtggctggctgacaTCCCCCATTAGGATGTGATTGATGCCATGCACTCATCACTTCAATATCACATTCGTCAGCTCCAAATTGGTATATCCTCCTCAATTCTGTCTTACATGGTGTGCATCTATAATATCCCCAGGtcctctctcatctctttctATCATCCAATCTCACCAAAACTCTCCCTTGAATCACGCCCATTGGTCAATCCTTCACCATGGatcatctcctccatcttgatacaGATGTCGTCTGTCTTCTAGCCAAACTAAACACCTACGACTATATCATCGTAGGAAGCGGTTTCGGCGGAGGTCCTCTAGCTGAACAGCTAGTATCCCAGCAGTACAAAGTCTTGCTGATCGAGCGCGGCAGCGTCATTTTCTCCACCCACGTTCTCAATACTTCTCGCCCTTACTTCAACCGTGGCGCAAGTAATTCCCCCGAGGGTAATGAGCGCGTATATGACGCTGTAAAAGCCAAGGTGCAATGCACCGACCGCTCTGATAGTTATGTCGGCGGTCCAGTGTATTGCGTCGGTGGACGATCTAATCTCTGGGGTACTTGGATTCCAGAGATTGGCGACGAGACGCTTGGTGCTTTCTTCCCAGCCGATGTTGTTGATTATCTCAAGGGCGATCCAGTTCGAGGATACAATAAGGCGTTCAGGTATCTCACTGACTCGCAGCCTGGTGATGTCATTTACCCTGAGGGTGACGGCAAGCATGAAGTCAGCGCTTCAGAGATTGGCGAAGCAAATCAGATGTTGGAAAATGCCTTGTCTGGATCAAAGTTCGATCTAATGCCCATCGCGGCGCAATTCAATGCTCCGGCACCATACAAGTTCGCTCAAGGTGCATACAGCACTAccctcagcatcatcaatcgcATGTATGCCAACGATCAGTACCTCtctgttcttctcaacacAGAGGTCATCGCTGTTCAACACACTGCAAGCAATACCTTGTAAGTACACCTATCAATCCATCAAACGTTCTAGCTGACGACGAGGGAGTAGCAACAAAAGCGTCAACGCTCTCAAGATCAGAGACAAatccaccaacaccatcaaagagCTTGACGTCGGTAGAGCCAAAGTCATCCTCTCCGCCGGAACAATCGGCACCGCCTCCATCGCCCTCAACAGCGGTCTTGACCACCTCAATCCCCTAGTCGGCAAAGGTCTCATCGACCATAACGTCTGCTACGTGCGGTTCGCCAAGCAAAAGTCCGACACCGTCACCTCAAAGCCCCTCAATCTCAAAACACACCTCAAAGTCGGTGGTGAAGAATGTCTCGTCACAGTGACGATCAATGCGAatttcttcttggctggaAGTTCTGCGACGCTCAACACGACGCACTTTTATCGTCGTGATGGGACCCTCATGAGTCCTAAGGGTGcggctgatgagaaggagaactTCGATACTATCTGCATACTATTCGAGTTTGTTGGGAAACTTGATGACGAGAATTCTGTGCTTAGTCTTCCGGGCTTGGATCCTGTGCTGGATATTCGTCGACCGCCGATCAAGCATGAGGTTCAATGTGCTATGGAGGATATCATCCGCAGAGTTCGCGATGCTTTTGTTGGTGTGAAGCCCAACCAAGCTACGTATGCGGACCCGGGAGTTTGTCCTGATCCTGGCCTGAGACCACAGCATCTGGGCTTTGGAGTGTTTTCTCATGAATGCGGAacgatgagaatggatggaCCGCAGGGACCTGGTGTTGTAGACTCTaacctcaaggtcaagggatTGGATAACCTTTGGGTTTGCGA
Coding sequences within it:
- a CDS encoding hypothetical protein (EggNog:ENOG41) codes for the protein MAPTNSLLYKNFQKHPAALVESTQGIYLNTSDGRKILDATSGAAVACLGYDNKDVQKAVVEQLVSVPYCHPGFYKTQAAEDLADFLVESTKGQMSKAVLCGSGSEAVEVALKLAKTHFSHLAIPQTERSHFIARVGAWHGATLGALTLGDFKVRKDPFVQLISQNSSRVSACSSYRGQRDGEDDEAYVARLAQELDDEFLRIGPEKVCAFVAETVGGSASGCAMPLKGYFPAMKAVCKKYNALLILDEVMCGMGRTGTLHAWEQEDVVPDILVVGKGLGAGYAPVSAVMINSKLVESFQKSGKGFAHGQTYMAHPQAAAAALKVQQIIRDENMLSHVRSMGAYLGTKLKERLLPMPYVGDIRGRGLFWAVEFVTNKKTKTPFPYDLGLNGLLHSRGMSAGYEIALFNANGGYDGYSGDHFLVCPPFIVSKEDVDEIVERTARVVEDTFEELGKSAVWEKITLQMEIDEVEVEVKPAATMAAATMAAAAMAAA
- a CDS encoding hypothetical protein (EggNog:ENOG41), translating into MAVAGRFVSSIGADVLWRSSRDLKILILLRFIRLLGYGGTTLVLALYLNALGFHDTQIGLFMTLTLVGDLAISFILTYVGDRVGVRLTAAVGALLMSAGGVAFAYFENFWLLLIASIVAVINPSANEIDPFKAIEESAIARLSTAHTCNDMFAWWSMLGMFGTAASNLLTGWLINALEDNGMEKLDCHRIIFLGYAGIGLLKLLCSLLLSSEIEQMPLQKESCSTPQSGILTPDEEASDDETAPLLDDNSSGYGAVAETQAQVLAAAQEKRLFTPASFAFMWKLSLALIFDFVGSGLAQISWMTYFFKREYDMPEGALGSATFTAGIISSVLNLASSPLSRAIGQVQTMVLCHTVNSISLLMVSVPGNKYIALVIFIFRIVTREIDNAPRQAFISAGVLDHERTSAMGVVNITKTIGSCLGLYITGLFAGLDKFWLAFILAGALKLSYNVLILAFFWKRR
- a CDS encoding hypothetical protein (EggNog:ENOG41~CAZy:AA3), with product MDHLLHLDTDVVCLLAKLNTYDYIIVGSGFGGGPLAEQLVSQQYKVLLIERGSVIFSTHVLNTSRPYFNRGASNSPEGNERVYDAVKAKVQCTDRSDSYVGGPVYCVGGRSNLWGTWIPEIGDETLGAFFPADVVDYLKGDPVRGYNKAFRYLTDSQPGDVIYPEGDGKHEVSASEIGEANQMLENALSGSKFDLMPIAAQFNAPAPYKFAQGAYSTTLSIINRMYANDQYLSVLLNTEVIAVQHTASNTFNKSVNALKIRDKSTNTIKELDVGRAKVILSAGTIGTASIALNSGLDHLNPLVGKGLIDHNVCYVRFAKQKSDTVTSKPLNLKTHLKVGGEECLVTVTINANFFLAGSSATLNTTHFYRRDGTLMSPKGAADEKENFDTICILFEFVGKLDDENSVLSLPGLDPVLDIRRPPIKHEVQCAMEDIIRRVRDAFVGVKPNQATYADPGVCPDPGLRPQHLGFGVFSHECGTMRMDGPQGPGVVDSNLKVKGLDNLWVCDLSVLPVSPEANPSLTLAALSLRLAEHLCGKNH